In Blautia wexlerae DSM 19850, a single window of DNA contains:
- a CDS encoding L,D-transpeptidase family protein, which yields MGNKEEKNNTVPNGSTEITGRRHKSARPGRISYVPISDEDLAPYEPPVRKKYKGLKITGIAVAMVIVSAGAAYAGMSYYYSDKFFEGTSINGIDCSGKTAYEAEQKIAKTVENYSIEVDSRNLDPQTISGDQIGYSYVSDGSVLKLLKDQKPYEWIRGFFEKKSYTAAENTTYDKEKLKKQVKALNCAQKENQVAPENAYVAYGDSQFEIVPETEGSKLDLKNAYNVLSEAVSGNKTSVDFDSEPDVYVKADITSDNPDLQASLNACNNFTKASITYTFGDETETLDGNTIKDWLNFDEKGQLIMDDTSFRQHIADYVAQLAAAHDTVGTEREFQTTSGRTVSVYGSAYGWQIDQASEVAQLTQEIQSGTQTTREPVYSMTANAHGYNDIGNTYIEVDLSEQHMYFYQNGEDIFESDIVSGDMRYSDRQTPAGIYTIYYKKSPDVLRGKQLANGKYEYEQPVTYWMPFNGGIGFHDANWQPYFGGDRFMEGGSHGCINMPPEKAAELYNIIDCNIPIVCFY from the coding sequence ATGGGCAACAAAGAAGAAAAAAACAACACAGTCCCAAATGGCAGTACGGAAATAACTGGCAGACGCCATAAATCCGCAAGACCGGGGAGAATTTCGTATGTACCGATCAGTGATGAAGATCTTGCACCTTATGAACCACCTGTTCGTAAGAAGTATAAAGGATTAAAAATTACAGGAATCGCAGTGGCAATGGTTATTGTAAGTGCCGGAGCCGCATATGCAGGTATGTCATATTATTATTCGGATAAATTCTTTGAAGGAACATCAATCAATGGTATTGACTGTTCAGGTAAAACTGCTTATGAGGCAGAACAGAAGATTGCGAAGACAGTAGAGAACTATTCCATAGAGGTTGATTCCAGAAATCTGGATCCGCAGACAATCAGCGGAGATCAGATCGGTTATAGTTATGTTTCTGATGGAAGTGTTCTGAAACTTCTGAAAGATCAGAAACCTTATGAATGGATCAGAGGTTTTTTTGAAAAGAAGAGCTATACAGCCGCTGAGAACACGACTTACGATAAAGAAAAGCTGAAAAAACAGGTGAAGGCACTTAACTGTGCACAGAAAGAGAATCAGGTAGCTCCTGAGAATGCATATGTCGCATATGGAGATTCGCAGTTTGAGATTGTTCCGGAGACAGAGGGAAGTAAGCTGGATTTGAAAAATGCTTATAACGTGCTTTCGGAAGCTGTTTCGGGAAATAAAACTTCGGTTGATTTCGACAGTGAGCCGGACGTGTATGTAAAAGCAGATATCACCAGCGACAATCCGGATCTGCAGGCGTCTCTTAATGCATGTAACAATTTCACAAAAGCAAGCATTACGTATACTTTTGGAGATGAAACAGAAACCCTGGATGGAAATACGATCAAGGACTGGCTGAATTTTGATGAAAAAGGACAGCTGATCATGGATGATACATCTTTCAGACAGCACATCGCAGATTATGTGGCGCAGCTTGCAGCGGCCCATGATACGGTGGGAACTGAAAGAGAGTTCCAGACAACAAGTGGGAGAACTGTCAGTGTATACGGTTCTGCATATGGATGGCAGATAGACCAGGCTTCAGAGGTTGCACAGCTGACACAGGAAATCCAATCAGGGACACAGACAACCAGAGAGCCGGTTTATTCTATGACAGCCAATGCACATGGTTACAATGATATAGGAAATACTTATATTGAAGTGGATCTGTCCGAACAGCATATGTATTTCTACCAGAACGGAGAAGATATCTTTGAGTCAGATATTGTTTCCGGTGATATGAGATATTCTGACCGTCAGACTCCGGCCGGTATTTATACGATTTATTATAAGAAGAGCCCGGATGTGCTCAGAGGTAAACAGCTGGCAAACGGTAAATACGAATATGAACAGCCGGTAACGTACTGGATGCCGTTTAATGGCGGTATTGGTTTCCACGATGCAAACTGGCAGCCATACTTTGGTGGAGATCGTTTCATGGAAGGCGGTTCGCATGGATGTATCAATATGCCGCCGGAGAAAGCAGCAGAACTTTATAATATTATTGACTGCAATATTCCAATCGTATGTTTCTATTAA
- a CDS encoding glycosyltransferase family 2 protein, whose translation MKLLSIAIPCYNSQDYMENCIESLLVGGEEVEILVIDDGSSDRTAEIADAYARKYPTIVKAIHQENGGHGEAVNAGIRNATGLYFKVVDSDDWVNKEAYVQILKTLYELLRGPQTVDLLISNFVYEKQGATRKKIMQYRKCLPQDRIFGWEEVKHMPKGKYLLMHSMIYRTKLLHECNLELPKHTFYVDNLFAFEPLPYVKNMYYLDVNFYRYFIGRDDQSVNEKVMIKRIDQQIRVNKLMVNAYINCKSTNKHLKKYMFSYLDIITTISSIMLIRANTEESLQKKKELLEYIKTEDKQVYRKLRHSLFGRVMNLPGRGGRKMSVAAYKISQKFYGFN comes from the coding sequence ATGAAACTGTTAAGTATTGCGATTCCATGCTATAATTCACAGGATTATATGGAGAACTGTATAGAGTCATTGCTGGTGGGAGGAGAAGAAGTAGAGATTCTTGTAATAGATGACGGATCTTCTGACAGAACTGCTGAGATTGCAGATGCTTATGCCAGGAAATATCCGACAATTGTAAAGGCAATTCATCAGGAAAACGGCGGTCATGGAGAAGCTGTCAATGCAGGAATCAGAAATGCTACAGGATTGTATTTCAAGGTAGTGGACAGTGATGACTGGGTAAATAAAGAAGCATATGTACAGATTCTGAAAACTTTATATGAACTGCTCAGAGGTCCGCAGACAGTTGACCTTCTGATCAGTAATTTCGTATATGAGAAACAGGGGGCAACCCGTAAGAAAATCATGCAGTACCGGAAATGTCTGCCACAGGACAGAATATTTGGATGGGAAGAAGTGAAACATATGCCGAAGGGCAAATATCTTCTGATGCATTCCATGATCTATCGTACAAAATTACTTCATGAATGTAATCTGGAACTGCCAAAGCATACATTTTATGTAGATAACCTCTTTGCTTTTGAACCTCTTCCTTATGTAAAGAATATGTATTATCTGGATGTAAACTTCTATCGTTATTTTATTGGAAGAGATGACCAGTCTGTGAATGAGAAAGTGATGATTAAACGAATTGACCAGCAGATCCGTGTGAATAAACTTATGGTAAATGCTTATATTAACTGCAAAAGTACAAATAAGCACCTGAAAAAGTACATGTTCAGTTACCTGGATATTATTACAACTATTTCCTCTATTATGCTTATACGTGCCAATACAGAAGAGTCTCTTCAGAAAAAGAAAGAACTGCTGGAGTATATTAAGACAGAGGATAAACAGGTTTACAGAAAATTGCGTCACAGTCTTTTTGGAAGAGTTATGAATCTTCCGGGAAGAGGTGGAAGGAAAATGTCAGTGGCAGCCTACAAGATTAGCCAGAAATTTTATGGATTTAACTGA
- a CDS encoding response regulator transcription factor, which produces MIYLVEDDESIRELVIYTLKSQGFEAKGFERPSHFWKALEKKKPALLLLDVMLPEEDGISILKKLRMRPDTRKLPIIMLTAKSSEYDTVVGLDSGADDYIPKPFRMMELISRIRALLRRTEDDGAEEYRTGNLYVCPSRHIATVDKKNVNLTLKEYEVLCLLLKNSGTVLSRTQLLNQVWGYEFDGESRTVDVHIRTLRQKLGSAGELVETVRGVGYKINMK; this is translated from the coding sequence ATGATATATTTGGTAGAAGATGATGAGAGTATACGTGAACTGGTGATATATACATTGAAAAGTCAGGGATTTGAAGCAAAAGGATTTGAAAGACCTTCTCACTTCTGGAAAGCCCTGGAAAAGAAAAAACCTGCACTTCTGCTCCTTGATGTGATGCTGCCGGAAGAGGATGGGATTTCCATATTGAAGAAATTGCGTATGCGTCCGGATACACGTAAACTTCCTATTATCATGCTGACAGCAAAAAGCAGTGAATATGATACAGTGGTAGGTCTTGACAGCGGGGCAGATGACTATATTCCAAAACCATTCCGCATGATGGAACTGATCTCAAGGATCCGCGCATTATTAAGAAGAACAGAAGATGACGGCGCAGAAGAATATCGGACAGGAAACCTTTATGTCTGCCCTTCCAGACATATTGCAACTGTAGATAAAAAGAATGTAAATCTTACATTAAAAGAATATGAAGTATTATGTCTGCTTCTGAAAAACAGCGGAACTGTACTTTCCAGAACCCAGCTTCTGAATCAGGTCTGGGGGTATGAATTCGACGGAGAGAGCAGAACCGTTGATGTACATATCCGAACACTGAGACAAAAACTGGGAAGTGCCGGTGAGCTGGTGGAGACAGTTCGTGGAGTCGGATATAAAATTAATATGAAATAA
- a CDS encoding phosphatase PAP2 family protein: MKRFISKYRHGLVIAVYSIIYILLFSYLEHRPVHSYHIVHTVFDDWIPFCEFFIVPYMLWFPYMILAVIYFIFFNKNKHEYYQLAFNLMMGMTVFLIVSYVYPNAQHIRPTEFPRDNVFTDVVKWLYSTDTPTNILPSIHVFNSLAIHMSLTNCEALRDKKLIKAASFTLTALIIMSTMFLKQHSVIDVCMGATLALFGFLVFYPRKVSAPSQTVCFGEVKRKKSEN, from the coding sequence TTGAAACGTTTTATTTCCAAATACCGGCATGGACTTGTGATTGCTGTTTACAGCATCATTTATATCCTGCTCTTCAGTTACCTGGAGCACAGACCGGTTCACAGCTATCATATCGTACATACAGTATTTGATGACTGGATTCCATTTTGTGAGTTCTTTATCGTTCCTTATATGCTGTGGTTTCCATACATGATCCTGGCTGTGATTTATTTTATATTTTTTAATAAGAACAAACATGAATACTACCAACTGGCATTTAACCTTATGATGGGAATGACTGTTTTCCTGATTGTTTCCTATGTTTATCCAAATGCTCAGCACATACGTCCCACAGAGTTTCCAAGAGACAATGTTTTTACAGATGTGGTAAAATGGCTGTACAGTACAGATACTCCTACGAATATCCTACCCAGCATTCATGTGTTTAACTCTCTTGCAATCCATATGTCGCTTACAAACTGTGAAGCACTGCGAGATAAGAAACTTATAAAAGCAGCATCTTTCACCCTGACTGCACTGATCATCATGTCTACCATGTTCCTGAAACAGCATTCTGTAATTGATGTATGCATGGGTGCAACGCTCGCATTATTTGGCTTTCTGGTTTTTTATCCAAGAAAAGTCTCCGCTCCTTCACAGACTGTCTGCTTCGGAGAAGTAAAAAGAAAAAAAAGTGAAAACTAA
- a CDS encoding MATE family efflux transporter gives MQTDMTVGKPMKMILDFTIPVFIGNVFQQFYNMADAIIVGKFVGTKGLAAVGSTGTIMFLIIGFLMGLTAGFTVLTSQKFGAGKMDEMRQSVGNAALLSIIISVIMTAVSMVGMHSLLTLMHTPEDIFQDAYTYIMIICGGIFAQVLYNILASILRALGNSKTPLYFLILAALLNIVLDLTFIIVFHMGVAGAAWATITAQGVSGVLCLIYIIKCVPELKLKADDWRFRSEIAKKEILVGIPMGLQYSITAIGTMMVQSALNILGSYAVAAFTAGNKIENIFTQAYVAIGTTMATYNAQNIGARKLDRVRQGFNSAHIIGITYAIVTGVIIFFFGKYLSYLFISDNAAEVIPMVDTYVKCVAVFFIPLHFVNALRNGIQGMGYGLLPMLAGVAELAGRGITAMVAAAHKSYFGACMASPMAWVLAGGLLIVMYFYVMKDMKRRLGL, from the coding sequence ATGCAGACAGACATGACAGTTGGGAAACCAATGAAGATGATACTTGACTTTACGATACCTGTATTTATAGGTAATGTATTCCAGCAGTTTTACAACATGGCAGATGCCATAATCGTAGGAAAATTTGTAGGAACAAAAGGGCTGGCAGCGGTTGGTTCAACAGGAACGATCATGTTTCTGATCATAGGTTTTCTTATGGGACTGACAGCCGGTTTTACAGTTCTGACCTCACAGAAATTCGGTGCAGGAAAGATGGATGAGATGCGCCAGTCAGTGGGAAATGCGGCGTTACTTTCAATTATCATTTCGGTTATAATGACGGCTGTCAGTATGGTGGGGATGCACTCGCTTCTGACATTAATGCATACACCGGAGGATATTTTTCAGGATGCATATACCTACATTATGATCATATGCGGAGGTATTTTTGCACAGGTATTATATAATATCCTGGCCAGTATTCTGAGAGCACTGGGAAACAGTAAGACACCCTTGTATTTCCTGATTCTGGCGGCACTTTTGAATATAGTACTTGACCTGACGTTTATTATTGTTTTCCATATGGGAGTCGCCGGGGCTGCCTGGGCAACGATCACAGCACAGGGAGTATCTGGAGTGCTTTGCCTGATTTATATCATAAAATGCGTACCGGAATTGAAACTGAAGGCAGATGACTGGAGATTTCGTTCAGAGATTGCCAAAAAAGAAATTCTTGTGGGCATTCCCATGGGACTGCAGTATTCCATCACTGCGATCGGAACCATGATGGTACAGTCTGCGCTGAATATTCTTGGTTCCTATGCAGTAGCGGCATTTACGGCAGGAAATAAGATTGAGAATATTTTTACCCAGGCATATGTTGCAATCGGAACAACAATGGCAACATATAATGCACAGAATATAGGAGCGCGTAAACTGGACAGAGTCAGACAGGGATTTAACAGTGCGCATATTATAGGAATTACCTATGCCATTGTTACAGGTGTGATTATTTTCTTCTTTGGCAAATATCTGTCTTATCTGTTTATTTCAGATAATGCCGCAGAAGTCATCCCTATGGTTGATACTTATGTGAAATGCGTGGCAGTATTTTTCATACCACTTCACTTTGTCAATGCACTCAGGAATGGTATCCAGGGCATGGGATACGGACTGCTTCCCATGCTTGCCGGTGTTGCAGAACTGGCAGGACGTGGAATCACTGCTATGGTCGCGGCAGCTCATAAGAGTTACTTTGGAGCATGTATGGCCAGTCCGATGGCATGGGTGCTTGCCGGAGGACTTTTGATCGTTATGTATTTCTATGTGATGAAGGATATGAAACGCAGACTTGGCCTGTAA
- the mutY gene encoding A/G-specific adenine glycosylase — protein MVLEEIVQPLVKWYRDNKRILPWRDKDNAYYTWVSEIMLQQTRVEAVKPYFQRFITELPDIQSLAECPEEKLLKLWEGLGYYNRVRNMQEAAKTVKDEYNGRLPEDYQALLSLKGIGSYTAGAIASIAYGEKVPAVDGNVLRVISRITESTEDISRQSVRRKIEQQVSQIMPSDCPGDFNQALMELGAVICVPNGQAKCAECPIAFTCLAHRHDKADMIPVKAPKKARTQDNRTVFIIQDGECTAIRKRPEKGLLAGLYELPNIQGHLKSEDALLYVKELGLDPLYIEELPPAKHIFSHIEWRMQAYRIKVSSLKTTQDKELIFVSKEQSGKQYAIPSAFGAYAKYIKEGY, from the coding sequence ATGGTACTTGAAGAGATTGTGCAGCCTCTGGTAAAATGGTACAGGGATAATAAGAGGATTCTTCCATGGAGAGATAAGGACAATGCTTATTATACATGGGTGTCGGAGATTATGCTGCAGCAAACCAGAGTGGAGGCAGTGAAACCCTATTTTCAGAGATTTATCACAGAACTCCCGGATATTCAGTCACTGGCGGAATGTCCTGAAGAGAAACTTCTGAAGTTATGGGAGGGACTGGGATATTATAACCGCGTTCGGAACATGCAGGAAGCGGCGAAAACTGTAAAAGATGAATATAATGGCAGACTGCCTGAAGATTATCAGGCACTTTTGTCGTTAAAGGGAATAGGAAGTTATACAGCCGGTGCCATTGCATCGATCGCATATGGGGAAAAGGTTCCGGCTGTAGACGGGAATGTACTGCGTGTGATTTCCAGAATTACAGAGAGTACGGAAGACATCAGCCGGCAGTCTGTCCGCAGAAAAATAGAACAGCAGGTTTCGCAGATCATGCCCTCAGATTGTCCGGGAGACTTTAATCAGGCACTGATGGAACTGGGAGCTGTGATATGTGTTCCCAACGGTCAGGCGAAATGTGCAGAATGTCCGATTGCATTTACCTGTTTGGCTCACAGACATGATAAAGCGGATATGATTCCTGTAAAAGCACCTAAGAAAGCCAGAACACAGGACAACAGGACTGTGTTTATCATTCAGGACGGAGAATGCACAGCTATCAGGAAAAGACCTGAGAAAGGACTTTTGGCAGGCTTATATGAACTGCCAAATATTCAGGGACATTTAAAAAGCGAAGATGCGCTTTTGTACGTAAAAGAGTTGGGACTTGATCCATTATATATAGAAGAACTTCCGCCTGCGAAACATATTTTCTCCCATATTGAATGGAGAATGCAGGCATACAGAATAAAGGTATCATCCCTAAAGACAACACAGGATAAAGAACTCATTTTTGTAAGTAAAGAACAGTCAGGTAAACAATACGCAATTCCATCTGCTTTTGGAGCGTATGCAAAGTATATCAAGGAGGGCTATTAG
- a CDS encoding DUF3784 domain-containing protein — protein sequence MNFDSLNIILTIAAFIVGIMLLTGHGDIFLKGGNSDISKKLYDEEKMAKASGVALILIGVVSAIDLFTTALAFKIAYIVALLIIIVGLVCYLRLKCKK from the coding sequence ATGAATTTTGATTCTTTAAACATCATACTGACAATTGCCGCTTTCATAGTAGGAATAATGCTTCTGACAGGACATGGGGATATTTTCCTGAAAGGTGGAAACTCGGACATCAGTAAGAAGCTTTATGATGAAGAGAAGATGGCAAAAGCAAGTGGAGTTGCGCTTATTTTGATTGGCGTTGTTTCTGCCATAGATCTTTTTACTACAGCACTGGCCTTTAAAATAGCTTACATAGTAGCACTTCTGATCATTATTGTCGGGCTTGTGTGTTATTTGAGATTAAAATGTAAAAAATAA
- a CDS encoding RNA-guided endonuclease InsQ/TnpB family protein: protein MVKAIKVMLIPNNVQKTKMFQYAGASRFAYNWALAREIENYEKGGGFISDAELRKEFTKLRHSDEYAWLLSISNNVTKQAIKDACTAYKNFFKGLQKFPRFKSKKRSMPKFYQDNVKIRFSNTHVKFEGFSSSRKANKQKMNWVRLAEHGRIPTDAKYMNPRISFDGLNWWISVCVEFPDCRETLNDDGVGIDLGIKDLAVCSDGTKYKNINKSQKVKKSEKQKRRLQRSISRSYEKNKKGESYCKTNNVIKKEKLLLKRNHRLTNIRKNYLNQTISEIVNRKPRFICIEDLNVSGMMKNRHLSKAVQAQGFFGFRKQLEYRCSDKGIQLIVADRFYPSSKLCSCCGNIKKNLKLSDRVYRCACGNMIDRDFQASINLKTYGEKFAS, encoded by the coding sequence ATGGTAAAAGCCATAAAAGTAATGTTGATACCAAACAATGTACAGAAAACTAAGATGTTTCAGTACGCAGGTGCTTCAAGATTTGCTTATAACTGGGCTTTGGCCAGGGAGATAGAGAACTATGAAAAAGGCGGCGGATTCATTTCAGATGCAGAACTCAGAAAAGAATTTACGAAGCTTAGACATTCTGATGAATATGCATGGTTACTGAGTATTTCAAATAATGTAACCAAACAGGCGATCAAAGATGCCTGTACTGCGTATAAGAACTTTTTTAAGGGTTTGCAGAAATTCCCAAGATTCAAGTCAAAAAAGAGATCAATGCCGAAGTTCTATCAGGACAACGTTAAGATACGCTTCAGTAATACACACGTTAAATTTGAAGGCTTTTCTTCCAGCAGGAAAGCAAATAAACAAAAAATGAATTGGGTAAGGCTTGCAGAACATGGACGTATTCCGACAGATGCTAAATATATGAACCCGAGAATATCCTTTGACGGATTGAACTGGTGGATCAGCGTATGTGTAGAATTTCCTGACTGCAGGGAAACACTTAATGATGACGGAGTCGGCATAGACCTGGGAATCAAAGACCTGGCTGTCTGCTCTGATGGGACTAAGTATAAGAACATCAATAAGAGTCAGAAAGTAAAGAAATCAGAAAAACAGAAACGCAGGTTACAGCGTAGTATCTCTCGTTCTTACGAGAAAAATAAGAAAGGGGAAAGTTACTGTAAAACAAATAATGTAATCAAAAAGGAAAAACTTTTATTAAAACGAAATCACAGATTAACAAACATCCGTAAAAATTATTTAAATCAGACCATATCGGAGATCGTAAATCGAAAACCAAGATTTATATGTATTGAAGATCTGAATGTCAGCGGAATGATGAAAAACAGACATTTATCCAAAGCAGTTCAGGCACAGGGATTTTTTGGGTTTAGAAAACAGCTTGAATATAGGTGCAGCGATAAAGGGATCCAGCTTATTGTGGCTGATCGGTTTTATCCATCATCAAAGCTTTGCAGCTGTTGTGGAAACATCAAAAAAAATTTGAAGTTATCTGACAGAGTTTATAGATGTGCGTGTGGGAATATGATTGACAGAGATTTCCAGGCATCTATAAATCTCAAGACTTATGGAGAAAAATTTGCAAGCTGA
- the gpmI gene encoding 2,3-bisphosphoglycerate-independent phosphoglycerate mutase produces the protein MSKKPTVLMILDGYGLNDKKEGNAVYLAKTPVMDKLMAEYPFVKGNASGLAVGLPDGQMGNSEVGHMNMGAGRIVYQELTRITKEIQDGDFFKNEALLAAMKNAKENNSAVHFMGLLSDGGVHSHNTHLYGLLEMAKREGVEKVYVHCFLDGRDTPPASGKEFVEALEAEMKKIGVGEIATVSGRYYAMDRDNRWDRVELAYNALTTGEGVKGTDAPAAVQASYDNDKTDEFVLPTVIEKDGQPTGVISDKDSVVFFNFRPDRAREITRAFCDDDFQGFERKARPQVTFVCFTDYDDTIQNKQVAFHKVQLHNTFGEYLAAHNMTQARIAETEKYAHVTFFFNGGVEEPNKGEDRILVKSPKVATYDLQPEMSAPQVCEKLVDAIKSDKYDVIVINFANPDMVGHTGVQEAAIKAVETVDECVGKAVEALKEVDGQMFICADHGNAEQLIDYETGAPWTAHTTNPVPFILVNADPKYTLRENGCLADIVPTLIQLMGMEQPAEMTGKSLLVEK, from the coding sequence ATGAGTAAAAAACCAACCGTATTAATGATTCTTGATGGATATGGTCTGAATGACAAAAAGGAAGGAAACGCTGTATATCTGGCTAAAACACCGGTTATGGACAAGCTGATGGCAGAATATCCATTTGTAAAAGGAAACGCAAGCGGACTGGCAGTAGGTCTTCCGGACGGACAGATGGGTAATTCTGAAGTAGGACATATGAATATGGGCGCAGGCCGTATCGTATATCAGGAACTTACCAGAATCACAAAAGAAATCCAGGACGGTGATTTCTTTAAGAATGAAGCTCTTCTTGCAGCAATGAAGAACGCAAAAGAGAATAACTCTGCAGTACATTTCATGGGACTTCTTTCTGATGGTGGTGTGCACAGTCATAATACACATCTTTATGGATTACTTGAGATGGCTAAGAGAGAGGGCGTTGAGAAGGTTTACGTACATTGTTTCCTTGACGGTCGTGACACACCTCCTGCATCAGGTAAAGAGTTTGTAGAGGCTCTTGAAGCAGAGATGAAGAAGATCGGTGTAGGTGAGATTGCTACTGTTTCCGGACGTTACTATGCGATGGATCGTGATAACCGCTGGGATCGTGTAGAACTTGCATACAATGCTCTTACAACAGGAGAAGGCGTAAAGGGAACAGATGCACCGGCAGCAGTTCAGGCTTCTTATGACAATGATAAGACAGACGAGTTTGTTCTTCCTACAGTTATCGAGAAAGACGGACAGCCGACAGGTGTTATATCTGATAAAGATTCTGTTGTATTCTTTAATTTCCGTCCTGACCGCGCTCGTGAGATCACAAGAGCATTCTGCGATGATGATTTCCAGGGATTTGAAAGAAAAGCAAGACCACAGGTTACTTTCGTATGCTTCACAGATTACGATGATACCATTCAGAATAAACAGGTTGCATTCCACAAGGTTCAGCTTCACAATACATTTGGTGAGTATCTTGCAGCACACAATATGACTCAGGCGCGTATTGCTGAAACAGAGAAATATGCACATGTTACATTCTTCTTCAACGGCGGTGTGGAAGAGCCGAACAAAGGAGAAGACAGAATTCTGGTTAAATCTCCGAAGGTTGCAACCTACGATCTTCAGCCGGAAATGAGTGCACCTCAGGTTTGCGAGAAACTGGTAGATGCGATTAAATCTGACAAATATGATGTGATCGTGATCAACTTTGCAAACCCGGATATGGTTGGACATACAGGCGTACAGGAAGCTGCCATCAAAGCAGTGGAAACTGTTGATGAATGTGTTGGCAAAGCAGTAGAGGCTCTTAAGGAAGTGGACGGACAGATGTTTATCTGTGCTGACCATGGAAATGCAGAACAGCTGATCGACTATGAGACAGGTGCTCCGTGGACTGCACATACAACAAATCCTGTACCATTTATTCTTGTAAATGCAGATCCGAAATATACACTGCGCGAGAACGGATGTCTTGCAGATATCGTTCCTACACTGATCCAGCTTATGGGAATGGAACAGCCTGCGGAAATGACAGGAAAATCACTTCTTGTAGAGAAATAA